The proteins below come from a single Esox lucius isolate fEsoLuc1 chromosome 7, fEsoLuc1.pri, whole genome shotgun sequence genomic window:
- the LOC114839482 gene encoding erythrocyte band 7 integral membrane protein-like produces MEMESIYAKQSSTKAEVSSGSLGVCGWFLVILSSLLTFTLFPLTIWFCIKIVQEYERAVIFRLGRITDRKAKGPGIFFVLPCTDSFVKVDLRTVSFDIPPQEILTKDSVTVCVDGVVYFRVSDPISSVANVSNSNYSTRLLAQTTLRNVLGTKNLAELLSDREGISHSMQASLAEATDPWGIMVERVEIKDVKLPQQLQRAMAAEAEASREARAKVIAAEGEMNASRALKEASLVISESPSGLQLRYLQTLTTIAAEKNSTIIFPLPMDVISHFMRK; encoded by the exons ATGGAAATGGAAAGCATTTATGCCAAACAATCCTCAACCAAAG CTGAAGTGAGTTCAGGAAGCCTGGGTGTTTGTGGCTGGTTTCTGGTGATCCTTTCTAGCTTGTTAACATTCACGCTGTTCCCTCTGACCATCTGGTTCTGCATCAAG ATAGTTCAGGAGTATGAACGGGCTGTCATCTTCAGACTGGGCCGGATTACAGATCGGAAAGCCAAGGGACCCG GCATCTTCTTTGTACTGCCATGCACTGACTCCTTTGTGAAAGTGGACCTGAGAACCGTGTCATTTGACATCCCTCCCCAGGAG aTCCTGACTAAGGACTCCGTGACGGTGTGTGTTGATGGGGTCGTGTACTTCCGGGTCAGTGACCCCATCTCCTCCGTGGCAAATGTGTCCAACTCTAACTACTCAACCCGACTCCTGGCCCAGACCACCCTGAGGAACGTCCTGGGAACCAAGAACCTGGCAGAGCTGCTGTCAGACCGTGAAGGAATCTCACACAGTATGCAG GCCAGTCTGGCTGAGGCTACTGACCCATGGGGCATCATGGTAGAGCGTGTGGAGATTAAGGATGTGAAGCTGCCCCAACAGTTGCAGAGAGCCATGGCAGCAGAGGCAGAGGCCAGCCGAGAGGCCAGAGCGAAG GTGATAGCAGCAGAGGGGGAGATGAACGCCTCCCGAGCCCTGAAGGAGGCGTCTCTAGTGATCTCAGAGTCTCCGTCTGGTCTCCAGCTGCGCTACCTCCAGACCCTCACCACCATCGCTGCAGAGAAGAACTCCACCATCATCTTCCCTCTGCCCATGGATGTCATCAGCCACTTCATGAGGAAGTGA